A window of the Fusobacterium sp. IOR10 genome harbors these coding sequences:
- a CDS encoding helix-turn-helix domain-containing protein → MTNLLFTVTEASRLLKTNRNYVYKLIESKQLKVLKLGSLKIRKEELERFINESEGLDLSDPFDVKVV, encoded by the coding sequence ATGACAAATTTATTATTTACAGTAACAGAAGCTTCTAGACTTTTAAAAACTAACAGGAATTATGTTTATAAATTAATTGAAAGCAAGCAATTGAAAGTTCTAAAATTAGGAAGTTTAAAAATAAGAAAAGAAGAATTAGAAAGATTTATCAATGAAAGCGAAGGATTAGATCTTTCTGATCCTTTTGATGTGAAAGTAGTCTAA
- a CDS encoding tyrosine-type recombinase/integrase encodes MSTRKRGDKWYYSFEAAVVDGKRKRIERVGGKTKKEAERALAKALSEYSNNENISPNKISFGDYLDYWYKNYVELNCKYNTQISYLNLIKAVKLELGYYKLKDLNTLAVQTFINKKSGQGYSKSMIVNLITIVSGSLKYACNTANLLKYNPVSSIKIPKLETTKNRYTKLINLNDFKKIMERFKNPNKTHIMIAIGFYTGCRIGEVTALTWNDIDFDKNTISITKQLYNRGKVWCIGTPKTKSSVRTIYFGNILKKILLQEKKEQKENEEEYNEYYNYYFLKEKKIINENVKILIKAEKEAAEHILLPKIDFICRNEAGVLMTSNTFKYPTKVINFELGIPFNFHSLRHTHATLLIEAGANIKAVQKRLGHAKIQTTLDTYTHETDKMSFEARDLFEKLTKD; translated from the coding sequence ATGAGTACTAGAAAAAGAGGGGATAAATGGTATTATTCTTTTGAAGCAGCAGTTGTAGATGGAAAAAGAAAAAGAATTGAAAGAGTAGGAGGTAAAACAAAAAAAGAGGCAGAAAGAGCTTTAGCTAAAGCTCTTTCTGAATATAGCAATAATGAAAATATTTCTCCTAATAAAATCTCATTTGGTGATTATTTGGATTATTGGTACAAAAATTATGTTGAATTAAATTGTAAATATAATACACAAATATCTTATTTAAATCTTATTAAAGCGGTAAAACTTGAACTAGGTTATTATAAATTAAAAGATTTAAATACTCTTGCTGTTCAAACTTTTATAAATAAAAAGAGTGGACAGGGATATAGCAAATCTATGATTGTTAATTTAATAACAATTGTTAGTGGATCTTTAAAATATGCATGTAATACGGCTAATTTATTAAAATATAATCCGGTTTCTTCTATTAAAATTCCTAAATTAGAGACTACTAAAAATAGATATACAAAATTAATTAACTTAAATGATTTTAAAAAAATAATGGAAAGATTTAAAAATCCAAATAAAACTCATATAATGATTGCTATAGGTTTTTATACAGGATGTAGAATTGGAGAAGTTACTGCTCTTACTTGGAATGATATTGATTTTGATAAAAATACTATTTCCATAACAAAACAACTTTATAATAGAGGAAAGGTTTGGTGCATTGGTACCCCTAAAACAAAAAGTTCTGTAAGAACTATTTATTTTGGGAATATTTTAAAAAAAATATTATTACAAGAAAAAAAAGAACAAAAAGAAAATGAAGAAGAATATAATGAATATTACAATTATTACTTTTTAAAAGAAAAAAAAATAATTAATGAAAATGTTAAGATATTAATTAAAGCTGAAAAAGAAGCTGCTGAACATATATTATTACCTAAAATTGATTTTATATGTAGAAACGAAGCTGGAGTTCTTATGACATCAAATACTTTTAAATATCCCACAAAAGTAATTAACTTTGAATTAGGAATTCCTTTTAATTTTCATAGCTTGAGACATACCCATGCAACTTTATTAATTGAAGCTGGTGCTAATATAAAAGCTGTTCAAAAAAGATTAGGACATGCAAAAATTCAAACTACTTTAGATACATATACACATGAAACAGATAAAATGAGTTTTGAAGCTAGAGATCTCTTTGAAAAATTAACAAAGGATTAA